A section of the Lutra lutra chromosome 3, mLutLut1.2, whole genome shotgun sequence genome encodes:
- the LOC125095235 gene encoding dnaJ homolog subfamily B member 3-like, with translation MRSPPMRCGLRHKGALSGRPGLAGHSGPCPGGSHPHLLSCRWPVGRAGPSDMVDYYEVLGVPRQASSEAIKKAYRKLALKWHPDKNPENKEEAERRFKQVAQAYEVLSDTKKRDVYDRYGEAGVEGGGGGGSGPCRDPFEYVFTFRDPAEVFREFFGGRDPFSFDFFGDPLENIVGGRRSSRGSRSRGTAPLFSAFSEFPAFGGGFSSFDTGFSSFGSLGNGGLSSFSMCCGSGGTGNFKSMSTSTEIVNGKKITTKRIIENGQERVEVEEDGELKSLIINGKEQLLRIDTK, from the coding sequence ATGCGGTCTCCACCAATGAGATGCGGGCTACGTCACAAGGGCGCCCTTTCCGGGAGGCCTGGGCTCGCAGGGCACTCGGGCCCATGCCCCGGGGGCAGCCACCCGCACCTCTTGTCGTGCCGGTGGCCCGTGGGCCGTGCTGGGCCTTCCGACATGGTCGACTACTACGAGGTGCTGGGCGTGCCCCGCCAGGCGTCGTCAGAGGCCATCAAGAAGGCATACCGCAAGCTGGCGCTCAAGTGGCACCCCGACAAAAACCCTGAGAACAAGGAGGAGGCGGAGAGGCGGTTCAAGCAAGTGGCCCAAGCCTACGAGGTCTTGTCAGACACCAAGAAGAGGGACGTTTACGACCGGTATGGCGAGGCTGGAGTagagggcggcggcggcgggggcagcGGGCCCTGCCGCGACCCCTTCGAGTATGTCTTCACCTTCCGCGACCCGGCCGAGGTCTTCAGGGAGTTTTTTGGGGGCCGCGACCCATTTTCGTTTGACTTCTTCGGAGACCCACTAGAGAACATCGTGGGCGGTCGGAGGAGCTCCcggggaagcagaagcagaggaacCGCTCCCTTATTCTCCGCCTTCAGTGAATTTCCAGCCTTTGGgggtggtttttcttcttttgatacaGGATTTAGTTCCTTTGGTTCCCTGGGGAACGGaggcctttcttccttctccatgtGTTGTGGTAGTGGCGGGACTGGCAACTTCAAATCCATGTCGACTTCCACCGAAATCGTTAATGGCAAAAAAATCACCACCAAGAGAATCATTGAGAATGGCCAAGAAcgggtggaggtggaggaagacGGAGAGTTAAAGTCCCTGATAATAAATGGCAAAGAGCAGCTGCTGCGCATTGACACCAAGTAA